The nucleotide window CCTATAATTTTTTTAATTCCTATAAACATACTCAGGCTAAGCCTAGACTCAATCTCTATGCCAGTTCTCCTAAATAAGTAGCCCCAATCAAACACGTCCGCAGCGACTATGTCTGGCTAACTACTCAAAAAAGGACTAGACTTCGACCATTGCTGGAGATAGAATCGGCCGCCTTGATTGGACTGCCTGCTCCACAATATCTGCAGCTCGCCGCACTCCGCCTGCTTGAGCAATAGCCTGCTGCATCTTCTGAGCATTTTTCCGGTAAGATTCGTCTGAAAACACTCGCTGCACCGCTGCTTTCAGATTCTCTACCTGCACCTCGGCAATTGGAATAACCTCTCCTACTCCGGTCCAACGAATGCGGGCCCCCGTCCCTGGCTGCTCAAAAGTAATCGGCATCGCTACCATTGGCACACCCGCACTCAAAGAATCTAAAACCGTATTGAGTCCGCCATGCGTAATAGTCAGGCTAGCCCGCTGAATCACCTCGACTTGGGGAGCATAGTCTACCACCAGCGGCGAACCGGGTAAATCCAGCATGTCGTCAGCCTTGATCCCGTGGCCTAGGGTAATTACCAACTGGGCATCGAGCCCCTCGCAAGCGCGGGCAATGGTGTGATACACATCCTGCTTAGTGTTTTGAATGCTGCCAAGAGAAGCGTAGATCAACGGCTGTCCGGTAAGTCGCTCAAACGGAAAGGGTACCGACTGCGGCCAGGGATGGCGGAACGGCCCTACGTAGTGCAGGTGACTGGGCCGCTGGTCTAGAGGAAACTCAAAGGCGGCAGGCTGTTGACTAATCCAGGCTAAGCGAGCATTTGAGCAATAAATGTGGCGATAGGGAGGCATCTGCCGCTGCTGGCGGTAGCGGTTGATTTCCTGCAAGATAGGTTTGCAGCTACGGTCTAGCACATAGTAAGCAGCCTGATTACGCAGCCGCGCCCAAACCTTATTTTGGTAGGGCCAAAGGGTAAAAAAGGGCGGTACATCAGCTCGACGATGAATTGCTTGGCCACAGCTCACCGTGACAAAAGGCAGATTCAGCGATTCACCAATTGTCTCGCCGACCGGCTCTAGTTGGTCGGTAATTAATGCTTCAATACCTTCACTTTTAATGGCAGCGGGAGCATCTTGGCAGATGATCTCGGCCATGTGGCGACAAAATTCAACCGAATACTGCAGCGATTCTCGCCCGCTCAGTTGGGCCAGCTGCTGAAACATCTCAGCCAGCGAGCCAGGCTTATACAGAGACTGACCAATCGCCCGAAAATCTAGCTCGGCAGAGTGTACCTTGTCTGCTAAATCAGGTAGCTGCAAAACGGTTACCCGGTGCCCGCGCGATCGCAACTCCCGCCCCAGAGAGAACTGAGGATTTAAATGACCAGAATAGGGCGGGCAAATGATGCCAAAGTGAGTCATAAAGCACCCGGGAACTGAAGTCTTTAACAGCTAGGTAGAGTCTGAGGAGTCTGAGAAGTCTGAGATGAGGTTAACGAGGATGGCTTTTGAACTGTAGAGTCTGACCCAAAATAGATACCCTGTCGATAAACGGTAGGTAAGTACCACCAAGGGATGTGCGGGTGCTCGTGGTGCTCCTCATGAAAGCCAAAGTGGTAGCAGGCAAGGAAGGACAGCCACGTTGGCAGCGGATAAGTTTTAGCGCGATGGCGGTTACTGTAGCCTCCATTGGGCTCTCGGTGCGGCAGAAAAGTGCCAAAGAAAAAGAGCTGAAGCG belongs to Pseudanabaena sp. FACHB-2040 and includes:
- a CDS encoding glycosyltransferase, whose translation is MTHFGIICPPYSGHLNPQFSLGRELRSRGHRVTVLQLPDLADKVHSAELDFRAIGQSLYKPGSLAEMFQQLAQLSGRESLQYSVEFCRHMAEIICQDAPAAIKSEGIEALITDQLEPVGETIGESLNLPFVTVSCGQAIHRRADVPPFFTLWPYQNKVWARLRNQAAYYVLDRSCKPILQEINRYRQQRQMPPYRHIYCSNARLAWISQQPAAFEFPLDQRPSHLHYVGPFRHPWPQSVPFPFERLTGQPLIYASLGSIQNTKQDVYHTIARACEGLDAQLVITLGHGIKADDMLDLPGSPLVVDYAPQVEVIQRASLTITHGGLNTVLDSLSAGVPMVAMPITFEQPGTGARIRWTGVGEVIPIAEVQVENLKAAVQRVFSDESYRKNAQKMQQAIAQAGGVRRAADIVEQAVQSRRPILSPAMVEV